The genomic window AATCGGTGAGAATAAACTTGAGGACAAGTTATACATTGCGTAGAATTGGGTCTTCTTCGTAACAAACTCAAAATCAATTGATTGTTCGGCTTCGTTAAGTTGAATACCAACGGAATTCCAGTTTGGAGTCTTTCCGGCAGCGACATCAGCACTATATTGAGCAGCGCCAACGAAGCCTGAGGATGAAGACCCTAAATCGGTAGAACGATAAAGTTGATTGTCAAGAATTGCCTTGAATGGAGTTAAATAGTCAGCAAGGACCACTCCTCTTCCGTCATAGGCAGCTCTATCCGGAGCGGTTGAGAGCGTGTTGTAAACGAGGGTTGGAGTATCGGTAACCGTCTTAACCTTAACTCTCCATCTAGTAGCCATGCCATTTCCATCTGGATTGAGAGCAATCGGCTTTTCGGTTGCCAATGAATCATACCATTGATAGCTGCTCTTATCTTCCGTAAATTCGGTTCCGTAATAGGCCGAAGTAATAAGGGCATTTAAATCAGCGGTGACAGAGTCACTAGCATTCCAGTAGTTTAAACTGCCTGGATCTTGTGATTGCCAACTATGGAAATACATCGCGTATTTCGTTTCCGGTTCTTGAGCCGAGGTTAATGCCGTAGTAATGGTACCTTGACCAACACCGAAACCATAGTTAGGAATGTAAGTGTCGCTTGGAATTTGTAAACGTGTCGAATACATAACGTTGCTTGCGCTATCATACATCGGAATACCACCGAGGAAGTTATCAAGCGTATACTTTTCGAGTTGTTCCAAAATCTTAGCGCGTTCTGCGTAGCTACTGGCTGAGTAGTTGATAATATCGCCTTCTTCGCCACCAGCTAAACGAAGCTCCGATCCGCTAGTTTGCGAGCCTGAGCTACCTGATCCTCCACTGCTTGTAGAGCCGCCGCCGCCACCGCATGATGTTAGGGCTAAAACTCCAAAGAGTGAAAGAACAAATAATTTTTTGTTTTTCATATTTTCCTTTCTCCTTTCAATATTGCAAAAATATTGATACAACAATAATAAATAGGAAAAAAGTAAATCCAAAAAAAATCAATAAAATAATTTTGTAAAAGCGCTTTCAAAAAAAACGGCTTTTTTTTGCCTTTTTTTCTAATCTCCGTCTTTTGACCCTATCATTAGGACACTGCTATCGCGCGTGCGCGCGTATACACGCAAAAATATATGAAAAGAGACTTTAAATCGTCAAAATTTAAAGTTTAAGGAGTACAGTTGAAAAGTAAGCGCTTTTGGAAACGCTTTCATGATTTCATAAACACCCGATAAATATTAATAAAATCTATAGTCGAAAATGCTTTTTTAAAATCGGGCATTGTCGATTCATATACATATTTATTGTCATTTATTGTTTTGAATCGTTGTATATTATTAATAAAAAGGAAGGCCAAAAGCTTTATGAAGTTATATATTAAGCAAAAATTTTTCTCACCGGTTCACGATCGATTTAAGGTTTATGACGAAAACCAAGTCGTTATCTACGAGGCGAAAGATAAATTTTTTTCAATTAGAAATACAACCACCCTTTATAACTTGCAAGGGCAAGTTGTTTTAGAATTGAAAAGAAAATTTTTTTCTTTCGTTAATACTTATTTTTTAAATATTGCCGGGAAAGAAGAAGTAAGTATTTCTAGGAGGTTCTTCTCGCTAAGGCCGAGATTTTACTTTACTGGTTTAGATGTCCAAGTAGAAGGAAAAATTCTCGCTCATGATTATGAAATCATCCTGGATAAAAAAGTAATTGCCCGCATTCATAAGAAATGGCTGGCCTGGTCAGATACTTATGAAATTGATATCCAGGATGAACGTTATGAAATTCTTGTTATCGGCATTGTTTTAGGAATTGACTGTGTGCTCGAAGATCAAAGTAAAAATAACGATTAGTTTTTCAAATTGCTGAATGTTTTTATAGTCATTTATCTTTTAGTGACATTAAAAAAGCCTCTATCTATCAATAATTTTATTTCTTAATTGAATAAATAGAGGCTGGCAATCTACTTTCTAAACATTATTTTTTCCGAATTAAACATTCGTGTTAAAACAAAAACTCCAAAACCTGTAAGTAAAAGATTGGCAATAATGGTCACTGCTAAATTTAAATAATCAACTTTCAGACTAAAGATTGATAATAGAGCATTCGTCGAATTGTATACTGGTATTAAATAAAGCGCGGTGTTGTCCGAGGCGGTTCCCATCATGGTGGAAACTCCGACAAGCATAACAATTATCATTAAGGGCATTGCGAAACTGCTGGCTTCCTTAATTGACTTTGCATATGTCGAAATCAATGATATTAAAACAGTAAAGACCAGCACTGTCGAAATGATAACCAAGAAGACTAAAAGATATGTTCCGGCACCATATATTGACAGATCAAATCCACTGTCGGTGCCGGCAAGTTTTGGAAGACTAATCATTAGCCCAATGAAACTTGAGGTTGCGCTGGCAAGGCCCGTTATACTTAAGGCGATTATTTTTCCTAAAGCAATCGTACTTCGTTTGACCGGAGTAATCAATAAACTGGCAATGGTCCCTCGTTCTTTTTCTCCGGCGATACTCTCTGGAGCAACCGCCATAACCCCGGTATATAGAAAGGTAATGAGTAGAAAAGGAATTAACCCGGTGATTATTTGAACACTAAGATCCAAGTCGGTGGCGTGATTGTTCGCTTCAACTGTATAACCTTGAAGTGAGGTGCTTAAAAAGGAACTATATATTTCCGCGATGGTGCTGCTGGTGGAAGAGGCGCCATTGTAATTTATCACGACATTGGGCTGGTTGCCGGCAGCGTATTGATCCATAAAATCGCTTGGAAATATGACATATAAATCAAGTTCTTTGTCAGTGACCTTAGCAAGGGCCTCATCCTCCGTAAGGTCATTTTGATAATCTAAATGATAGATTTCTCCTAAAGCTTCGCCAAATCCAGATGGTTCATAATCAACTTTAAGTGAGTAGACTTGCTCTTCGCTCTGTCCCAAATTGCTAGTTATGACACTCCCCATAATAGAATAGAGCAAGAAAATCATTAATCCTGGCAGAACTAGAGAAACTAACATCCGTTTATCAGTAAAAAATCGCTTTAATTCTTTTTTAATGATTGTCCATAGATTACGCATGTGATTCTCCTTTAATTTTATCGTACAAAACAAAAAATTCTTTTTCTAAACTATTGGGTTCACTAAACTGGCTCATTGGCGCTTCTAAAGCCATCGCCCCGTCGATAATTATCCCCACCCGATCACATATTCTTTCTACTAACGAGAATATATGGGTCGAAAGAATAATCGTTTTTCCTTCCTGCTTTAAGTCCAGCAAAAAATCAATAACCGTTTTAGCTGTAATAACATCCAATCCATTGGTGGGTTCGTCAAAAATAATAATTGAAGGATCGTGGACAATGGAAATGACCAAAGAAACCTTTTGCTTCATTCCCGTTGATAAATCGCTGACTTTGACTTCTTTAAACTTATCGATGCCAAACTGAGCAAAGAGTTTTTCTTTGCGCTTTGCGCAAGTTGGCTTATCAACACCTTGCAAATCGGAGAAATAATCAAATAGGTAATTAGGAGTAAAAAAGTCATCTAGTTTAAGTTCGCTCGTGAGAAATCCAATCCGTGAACGGACTTGATCAGGAGCGCTTTTAACTGAAAACCCGTCCACAAAAACATCGCCTTCATCCTGTTTAATTAAAGTGGAAATAATTCGTAAAGTCGTGGTTTTACCCGCCCCATTAGGGCCTAAAAGCCCATAGATTTCCCCTTTGTATGCGTTGAAGGATAAATTATTGACCGCTGTCCTTGTCTTACTTTTTATCCGCTCAATTTTCTGCTGTTTGCTAGAAAGGATAAACGTCTTTTTTAAGTTCTTAACTTCGAGAATTAAATCCATAGCGACCTCCTAGTTTTTCATTTTATCATCTATATAACTATATATGTATAAAAAAATAAGCCATCTCCTAATTCACTTTATAAATTAAAAATACATAAAGACAAAAGTCAAAATTGCCGAATTGCTTTTTTGCGTTTCTTTTCATAATCAAATAAAAAACACCGGCTTTAATCGACCTGGATAAAAACCAACAAGTCATAAAATAATATTTTTTTATTTTATAAATTACGACTAAACCAACATTTCTTTTCGAAGAAAAACTAATGATTAAAATTCGGCGAAATTTAATATTTCCCATCAATTATATTTTAGTATAGCTATAAAACCAATTTTATGCCGACAACCGCTTAGTCATAAGATATAATAAGGAGAATCATTTTACCGGAGGAGTTTCTTATGCCCGTTTTTGATACGACAATGATTGTTGTGACTATCATCTTTGTATTAACCTACTCACTAATGTTGGTATTTGCCCAAAAACGGGTATTCTTCGCTTTAGGTGGCGCCGTTATTATGCTCATATTGGGATTGATAGGGTTTATTCCCAATATGTCGCTCCACTATCTATTTTTTGAAGGAATAAATTGGAATGTTCTAATGATGCTGTTTGGGACAATGGGCCTCGTATCGCTTTTTATTGATACCGGCATGCCGGCTCTGATCGCCGATAAAATATTGGATCGTTCGCCTAATTATCGCTTTGCTATTATTTCTTTGGCTCTATTTGCCGGTGTTGTCTCCGCATTTATCGATAATGTGGCAACAGTTCTGATGATTGCTCCTATCGTTTTTGATGCCGCTAAAAAAGCCAAGGCTAATCCAGTAAATGCCATCATTGCCATTGCGGTTGCCAGTAATCTGGAAGGTGCAGCCACGCTAGTAGGCGATACCACCTCTATACTTCTCGGCGGATATATGGGATTAAACTTCGCTGATTTCTTTTGGTTTTTAGGAAAGCCCTCTCTCTTCTTTTATAATCAAATTGGTCTTGTACTGGGAGCCGTTGTGCTTTTGTTTGTCTTTCGTAAAGAAAAGCAATCCATCGTTATTGAGGAAAAGACTAAAGTTACCGATTTTGTTCCCTCCTACCTTATGCTTTTACTACTGCTCGCGCTAATTGTTGCCTCGTTCTTACCCATTGAATTTCCGTTAATCAATGGCGTCATTTGTCTAGCTATTATGATTATCGGTCTCATATACGAAATTGCTCGTTCGCATAACAGCGCAGTTGCTAAAAAGGCCATTAAGGAAGTCGACTATCAAACTCTTACTATTTTACTTTCGATATTCGTCATTGTAGCCGCCTTGTCTCAGTCGGGAATCGTCGACTGGATTGGAAAAGGAATTGCCACGGTATCAAACTCTAATTTATTTATTGCTTACACAATTATCGTCTGGGTGTCAGTTCTTATCAGCGCCTTTATTGATAATATTCCCTATGTGGCAATGATGCTTGGAGTCGTACGGATTTTAGGAATTACTTTCGCCGGTGATGGGGCGACTGCCACAGAAATATTACGCATCTCTACTCCGTTATATTTCGGCCTGCTCTGCGGGGCAACTCTCGGCGGTAATTTGACTCCTATCGGAGCCTCGGCTAATGTTGCTGCAATTGGACTGCTAAAAAGGAAAAATTATACGGTATCCACCGGACAATTTATGAAAATAGGCGTTCCGTTTACGCTCATTGCTACTTTTTCAGCCTATGTTTTAGTATGGCTTTTCTTTGGTTTAGGTTTATAAGATATAAACACTTAATTTCAATATTAAAGGATAAGCAAAACGTAAAAATTTTACTTATTTTAGGTTTCAAAAATTCCACATTATTTAAAGAAAATAAAAATAGGCTATAATGAATTTGGAGGTCAGTATTATGGAAATTGCCGACATAGTCCAAAAACAGAAAGATTTTTTTGCTACAGGAATCACTTTATCCTATTCTTTCCGCAAGCAAGCTATAGATAAAATTGAGCAAAGCCTGCATAGTCATGAGGCCGATATTATCGAAGCCTTAAGACTTGATCTCGGAAAGAGTCCTTTCGAAAGTTATCTCAGTGAAATCGGTATGGTCTATGACGAACTTCATTATGTTAAGAAGCATCTTAAAAAATGGATGAAAAAAGAAAAAGTTAAAACCACTTTAGCCAATTTTCGCGGCCGTAGTTGGCGGATTGCGTCTCCTTTTGGAAATGTCCTAATAATGAGCCCCTGGAAT from Bacilli bacterium includes these protein-coding regions:
- a CDS encoding ABC transporter ATP-binding protein; translated protein: MDLILEVKNLKKTFILSSKQQKIERIKSKTRTAVNNLSFNAYKGEIYGLLGPNGAGKTTTLRIISTLIKQDEGDVFVDGFSVKSAPDQVRSRIGFLTSELKLDDFFTPNYLFDYFSDLQGVDKPTCAKRKEKLFAQFGIDKFKEVKVSDLSTGMKQKVSLVISIVHDPSIIIFDEPTNGLDVITAKTVIDFLLDLKQEGKTIILSTHIFSLVERICDRVGIIIDGAMALEAPMSQFSEPNSLEKEFFVLYDKIKGESHA
- a CDS encoding ABC transporter permease — its product is MRNLWTIIKKELKRFFTDKRMLVSLVLPGLMIFLLYSIMGSVITSNLGQSEEQVYSLKVDYEPSGFGEALGEIYHLDYQNDLTEDEALAKVTDKELDLYVIFPSDFMDQYAAGNQPNVVINYNGASSTSSTIAEIYSSFLSTSLQGYTVEANNHATDLDLSVQIITGLIPFLLITFLYTGVMAVAPESIAGEKERGTIASLLITPVKRSTIALGKIIALSITGLASATSSFIGLMISLPKLAGTDSGFDLSIYGAGTYLLVFLVIISTVLVFTVLISLISTYAKSIKEASSFAMPLMIIVMLVGVSTMMGTASDNTALYLIPVYNSTNALLSIFSLKVDYLNLAVTIIANLLLTGFGVFVLTRMFNSEKIMFRK
- a CDS encoding LURP-one-related family protein encodes the protein MKLYIKQKFFSPVHDRFKVYDENQVVIYEAKDKFFSIRNTTTLYNLQGQVVLELKRKFFSFVNTYFLNIAGKEEVSISRRFFSLRPRFYFTGLDVQVEGKILAHDYEIILDKKVIARIHKKWLAWSDTYEIDIQDERYEILVIGIVLGIDCVLEDQSKNND
- a CDS encoding SLC13 family permease produces the protein MPVFDTTMIVVTIIFVLTYSLMLVFAQKRVFFALGGAVIMLILGLIGFIPNMSLHYLFFEGINWNVLMMLFGTMGLVSLFIDTGMPALIADKILDRSPNYRFAIISLALFAGVVSAFIDNVATVLMIAPIVFDAAKKAKANPVNAIIAIAVASNLEGAATLVGDTTSILLGGYMGLNFADFFWFLGKPSLFFYNQIGLVLGAVVLLFVFRKEKQSIVIEEKTKVTDFVPSYLMLLLLLALIVASFLPIEFPLINGVICLAIMIIGLIYEIARSHNSAVAKKAIKEVDYQTLTILLSIFVIVAALSQSGIVDWIGKGIATVSNSNLFIAYTIIVWVSVLISAFIDNIPYVAMMLGVVRILGITFAGDGATATEILRISTPLYFGLLCGATLGGNLTPIGASANVAAIGLLKRKNYTVSTGQFMKIGVPFTLIATFSAYVLVWLFFGLGL